From Equus quagga isolate Etosha38 chromosome 3, UCLA_HA_Equagga_1.0, whole genome shotgun sequence, one genomic window encodes:
- the ZBTB49 gene encoding zinc finger and BTB domain-containing protein 49 yields MDPVATHSCHLLQQLHEQRIQGLLCDCMLVVKGVCFKAHKNVLAAFSQYFRSLFQNSSGQKNDVFHLDIKNVSGIGQILDFMYTSHLDLNQDNIQVMLDIAQCLQVQNVLNLCHTFLKSAAVAQPSGMPCPSAFSLQGALTADAGCVMSESHPARLLQECSADLQHGKALDEPHSRAPPSGHPPHSTSEASKEAPGTFDGSCTELPFKQPNCYYKLRNFYSKQYYKQATGPSHERTIEQPFTLSTATDLGAIENQPCAVGHSECVLESAEHLPSNFLAQPLSESSADPVSDSTGQQPTKQMRLKKAIHLKKLNFLKSQESAERTSDPKSDDSLTKRIECAHENTVEKDSGQSPAEKESEALVNSERFNCANEVERPEEPAALEDQSQTLQSQRQYACELCGKPFKHPSNLELHKRSHTGEKPFECNICGKHFSQAGNLQTHLRRHSGEKPYICEICGKRFAASGDVQRHIIIHSGEKPHLCDICGRGFSNFSNLKEHKKTHTADKVFTCDECGKSFNMQRKLVKHRIRHTGERPYSCSACGKCFGGSGDLRRHVRTHTGEKPYTCEICNKCFTRSAVLRRHKKMHCRADDEGQDALEEFTQAIETSDLEKSQSSDSFSQDMAVTLMPVSVKLPVHPVEDSVTEFDSHSAGSYCKFRSMLQPHGGGDQEKLSLDPVKLGKPQMQQAPHQAYAYSDVDASASDEPLQADGMAMVRSSLAALDNHCSDPLGSRVSATAYRNSEGQFFSSMTLWGLAMKTLQNENELEQ; encoded by the exons ATGGACCCAGTTGCTACTCACAGCTGCCATCTCCTCCAGCAACTGCACGAGCAGCGTATTCAAGGCCTGCTGTGTGACTGTATGTTGGTGGTGAAAGGAGTCTGCTTTAAAGCACATAAGAATGTTCTAGCAGCGTTCAGTCAGTATTTTAG GAGCCTCTTTCAGAATTCCTCAGGCCAGAAGAATGATGTTTTTCACTTGGATATTAAAAATGTAAGCGGCATCGGGCAGATCCTGGACTTCATGTACACTTCTCATCTAGATCTTAACCAAGACAATATACAAGTCATGCTGGACATAGCACAGTGTTTGCAAGTTCAGAATGTTCTGAATCTATGTCACACGTTTTTGAAATCAGCTGCCGTAGCCCAGCCGTCTGGCATGCCTTGTCCCAGTGCCTTCTCCCTGCAGGGCGCCTTGACGGCTGACGCTGGCTGTGTTATGAGTGAGAGCCACCCTGCTCGTTTGCTGCAGGAGTGCTCCGCAGACCTTCAGCACGGCAAAGCGTTGGATGAACCGCATTCTCGCGCTCCACCGTCAGGTCATCCACCTCACTCGACAAGTGAAGCGTCTAAAGAAGCCCCTGGTACTTTTGATGGCAGCTGCACAGAACTGCCTTTCAAACAGCCAAATTGCTACTACAAACTCAGGAATTTTTACAGTAAGCAGTACTATAAACAAGCTACTGGTCCCAGTCACGAGAGAACAATTGAGCAGCCTTTCACCCTCAGCACAGCCACAGACCTCGGTGCCATAGAAAACCAGCCGTGTGCTGTTGGTCATTCCGAATGTGTCCTGGAGTCTGCTGAGCACTTGCCTTCCAACTTCCTGGCCCAGCCTTTGAGTGAATCTTCCGCAGACCCTGTGTCAGACAGTACAGGCCAGCAGCCCACCAAGCAGATGAGGCTCAAAAAGGCCATTCACCTGAAGAAGCTCAATTTCCTAAAGTCACAGGAATCTGCAGAACGCACGTCTGACCCCAAGTCAGATGACAGCTTAACAAAGAGGATTGAATGTGCTCATGAAAATACTGTAGAGAAAGATAGCGGCCAAAGTCctgcagaaaaagaaagtgaagcacTCGTCAATTCTGAGCGTTTTAATTGCGCTAATGAAGTGGAGAGGCCGGAAGAGCCTGCGGCGCTGGAGGACCAGTCCCAGACGCTCCAGTCCCAGAGACAGTACGCCTGCGAGTTGTGTGGGAAACCTTTCAAACACCCGAGCAATTTGGAGCTTCACAAACGGTCTCACACAG gtgaGAAACCTTTTGAATGTAACATTTGTGGGAAACATTTCTCTCAG GCAGGTAACTTGCAGACTCACTTACGTCGGCATTCTGGTGAAAAACCGTACATCTGCGAAATCTGTGGAAAGAG GTTTGCAGCCTCTGGTGATGTCCAACGTCACATCATTATTCACTCAGGAGAAAAGCCACACTTGTGTGACATCTGTGGTCGAG GATTTAGTAACTTCAGTAATTTGAAGGAGCACAAAAAGACGCACACGGCTGATAAAGTGTTCACCTGCGATGAATGCGGAAAGTCTTTCAATATGCAGAGGAAGCTGGTGAAGCACAGAATTCGGCACACGGGTGAGCGGCCGTACAGCTGTTCTGCCTGTG gaaagtGTTTCGGGGGTTCAGGTGACCTCCGCAGGCACGTCCGCActcacactggggagaagccaTACACGTGTGAGATCTGCAACAAGTGCTTCACGCGCTCTGCCGTGCTACGGCGGCACAAAAAGATGCACTGCAGAGCCGACGACGAGGGGCAGGACGCCCTGGAGGAGTTCACGCAGGCCATCGAGACCTCTGATCTGGAGAAGTCTCAGAGCTCAGATTCTTTTTCCCAAGACATGGCTGTGACTTTGATGCCCGTGTCTGTCAAGCTCCCTGTCCACCCAGTGGAAGATTCAGTGACAGAATTTGACAGTCACTCTGCCGGCTCCTACTGTAAGTTCCGCTCGATGCTCCAGCCTCACGGAGGCGGTGACCAGGAGAAGCTCAGTTTGGATCCTGTTAAACTTGGGAAGCCCCAGATGCAGCAGGCCCCGCATCAGGCGTACGCTTACTCGGACGTGGACGCCTCAGCCAGCGACGAGCCGCTGCAGGCCGACGGCATGGCCATGGTCCGCTCGTCGCTGGCCGCTTTGGACAATCACTGCAGTGACCCCCTGGGCAGCCGAGTGTCTGCCACGGCTTACAGGAACTCCGAAGGGCAGTTCTTCTCCAGCATGACTCTCTGGGGGCTGGCGATGAAGACGCTGCAGAATGAAAACGAGCTGGAGCAGTGA